A part of Pseudomonas sp. HR96 genomic DNA contains:
- the tssG gene encoding type VI secretion system baseplate subunit TssG, producing the protein MATVDRQTTIDLAERLLADARNYSYFRLLEHLHDLHGDDLEGLIPSRKAHGRLRLHTSPALAFPASDVVSAARLGETERYRVQASFFGLHGSDSPLPGYYLDAMAWEHAQGEGIQVAFLDYFNHRLLGLLHQGWRKYRYYLRFQEQAKDRFSRYVFALIGLNDEQLRGSTALPWGRLLSFAGVIASRSRAPATVAGIIAHCFDLPQVSIREFEVRKVAIAPGQRNALGRANCALGHSLVAGEHVFTRSSKFTVVIDELTQSRFREFLPSGLNYPRLASLIEFLLRDATAYDLELRLQPEAAPPFSLQREQGSHLGWTTFVPGSAAVQQPRLRIQVRA; encoded by the coding sequence ATGGCCACCGTTGACCGGCAGACAACCATTGATCTAGCCGAACGCCTGCTGGCCGATGCACGAAACTATTCGTACTTCCGCCTGCTGGAACATTTGCACGACCTGCACGGCGACGATCTTGAGGGGCTGATACCGTCGCGTAAGGCTCATGGGCGGCTGCGGCTGCACACCTCGCCTGCCCTGGCCTTTCCTGCGTCCGATGTGGTCAGCGCCGCCCGGCTCGGGGAAACCGAGCGTTATCGAGTGCAAGCCAGTTTCTTCGGCCTGCATGGCAGCGACTCGCCCCTGCCCGGCTATTACCTGGATGCCATGGCGTGGGAACACGCCCAAGGCGAGGGTATCCAAGTCGCATTCCTCGACTATTTCAATCACCGTCTGCTCGGGCTGCTGCATCAAGGCTGGCGCAAGTACCGCTATTACCTGCGGTTCCAGGAGCAAGCCAAAGATCGCTTCTCCCGGTACGTGTTTGCTCTGATTGGCCTCAACGACGAGCAGCTGCGCGGCAGCACTGCCCTGCCCTGGGGGCGGCTACTCAGCTTCGCCGGAGTGATCGCCAGCCGCAGCCGAGCGCCGGCGACAGTCGCCGGTATCATTGCCCATTGTTTCGACCTGCCGCAGGTGTCGATCCGTGAATTCGAGGTGCGCAAGGTGGCGATCGCCCCTGGCCAGCGCAACGCCCTCGGCCGAGCCAACTGCGCATTGGGTCACAGCCTGGTGGCGGGAGAGCATGTGTTCACCCGCAGCAGCAAGTTCACCGTGGTCATCGACGAGTTGACCCAGAGCCGTTTTCGCGAGTTTCTGCCCAGCGGCCTGAACTACCCCCGGCTCGCCAGCCTGATCGAATTTCTGCTTCGCGACGCCACCGCCTATGACCTGGAACTGCGCCTGCAACCCGAGGCGGCGCCCCCCTTCAGCCTGCAACGCGAACAAGGCAGCCACCTGGGCTGGACCACATTCGTGCCGGGCTCAGCAGCTGTGCAACAACCGCGACTGCGCATTCAGGTGCGGGCATGA
- a CDS encoding FHA domain-containing protein — protein MSAHITLVITNPGRLMQGCRTSHRFDWRGGTVGSQQCDWPLFDRAQGIQPLHCEVRWREGTFCVIDRCGRTFMNDANASLPPGLWVRLGAEDSLQIGEYLIALYLDDTHLTGEGRHLSQYSVSELLQYRQCPLDELGRPLPRASGATTTDRPCADPLAALDACARLARPRCPITDVLETHIRHKEAP, from the coding sequence ATGAGCGCGCATATCACGTTGGTGATCACCAATCCCGGACGCCTCATGCAGGGTTGCCGAACGTCCCACCGCTTCGACTGGCGGGGTGGCACCGTAGGCAGTCAGCAGTGCGACTGGCCGCTGTTCGATCGCGCTCAGGGCATACAACCGCTGCACTGCGAGGTGCGCTGGCGCGAAGGCACTTTCTGCGTCATCGATCGTTGTGGCCGAACCTTCATGAACGATGCCAACGCCAGCTTGCCCCCTGGCTTGTGGGTGCGCCTGGGAGCAGAGGACAGCCTGCAGATCGGCGAATACCTGATTGCGCTGTATCTGGACGACACGCACCTCACTGGCGAGGGCCGACACCTGAGCCAGTACTCGGTCAGCGAACTTCTCCAATACCGCCAATGCCCATTGGACGAACTCGGGCGGCCTCTGCCTCGCGCATCCGGCGCGACCACGACAGATCGGCCATGCGCTGATCCGCTGGCGGCGCTGGATGCCTGCGCACGCCTGGCCCGCCCCCGGTGCCCGATTACCGATGTGCTGGAAACCCATATCCGCCACAAGGAGGCACCATGA